Proteins encoded by one window of Rutidosis leptorrhynchoides isolate AG116_Rl617_1_P2 chromosome 7, CSIRO_AGI_Rlap_v1, whole genome shotgun sequence:
- the LOC139860417 gene encoding uncharacterized protein: MLKISPWKGVIRIGEREKQSPRYVGPFEVIERIGPVAYRMKLPQELSGIHNAFHVLNLKKCLSDKNLVIPLEELSIDDKLHFAEEPVEVLDREVKKLKHSRILIVKVRWHARRGPEFTWEREGHIRQKYPHLFDNQSTS, translated from the coding sequence ATGTTAAAAATTTCTCCATGGAAAGGAGTAATAAGGATTGGGGAGCGAGAAAAGCAGAGCCCGAGATATGTAGGACCTTTTGAGGTTATTGAAAGGATTGGTCCAGTTGCATATAGGATGAAACTACCACAGGAGCTTAGTGGTATTCATAATGCTTTCCATGTtttgaacttgaagaagtgtttgtcGGATAAGAATTTAGTAATTCCTTTGGAAGAACTAAGTATAGATGACAAGTTGCATTTTGCTGAAGAACCAGTAGAGGTATTGGATCGTGAGGTGAAGAAGCTGAAGCATAGTAGGATCCTAATTGTTAAAGTTCGTTGGCATGCTCGGAGAGGTCCAGAGTTCACATGGGAACGTGAGGGCCATATAAGGCAGAAATATCCTCATTTGTTCGATAATCAAAGTACCTcctaa